From Pogona vitticeps strain Pit_001003342236 chromosome ZW-PAR, PviZW2.1, whole genome shotgun sequence, one genomic window encodes:
- the PTRH1 gene encoding peptidyl-tRNA hydrolase codes for MIMPLAALGRFLRKMMSLHKDELPAAGKRVLVVGLGNHGMGDTRHSVGMAVLNHLANKLSVGDRWTRDRPCCGDVAFAPLGDLQLILMKPRRFMNVNGLSVVGAAEMYKLGVEDIYLVHDDLDKPLGKVALKLGGSARGHNGVRSCIHCLRSDHIVRVRVGIGRPAKGESVERYVLSRFTSTEREVLPQIFEQSTKLLLEHIQERHRTEPNPTVCGEPTNIPLKSDGA; via the exons ATGATTATGCCTCTTGCGGCCCTGGGTAGGTTCTTAAGGAAGATGATGAGTCTGCACAAAGACGAGCTTCCCGCCGCCGGAAAGCGAGTCCTG GTAGTTGGACTGGGGAACCACGGCATGGGTGACACACGCCACAGCGTGGGCATGGCTGTTCTCAACCACCTGGCCAATAAGCTGAGCGTGGGTGACCGGTGGACGAGGGACCGGCCGTGTTGTGGAGACGTGGCCTTTGCCCCTCTGGGGGACCTGCAGCTCATCCTAATGAAACCCCGCAGGTTCATGAATGTCAACGGCCTCTCCGTGGTTGGTGCTG CGGAAATGTACAAGCTGGGTGTGGAAGACATTTACCTGGTTCACGACGATCTGGACAAGCCCCTGGGAAAGGTGGCCCTGAAGCTGGGAGGCAGCGCCAG AGGTCACAACGGCGTCCGGTCCTGTATCCACTGTCTGCGTTCAGAT CACATTGTCCGGGTCAGGGTTGGTATCGGCCGGCCGGCGAAGGGAGAATCCGTGGAGCGGTATGTTCTCAGCAGGTTCACCAGCACCGAACGAGAGGTCTTACCCCAGATCTTTGAACAGTCAACCAAGCTGCTGCTTGAACACATCCAGGAGAGGCACAGAACCGAACCGAACCCCACTGTCTGCGGGGAGCCAACCAACATACCTCTCAAATCAGATGGTGCATAA